The region GCCGTCATCTGGGCCAAGGTGCAGGACGAGGCCGACCGCGGCGTTGAAACGATTCGGGGCTTCCTGGTCGAAACCGATCGCCCGGGCTTCAAGGCCGACGACGTGCACGGCAAGTGGTCGCTGCGCGCTTCGATCACGTCGGGCCTGTCGCTGCAGGACGTTCATGTGCCCGCGTCGAACCTGCTGCCCGGCTCGGGCGGGCTGAAGTCGCCGCTCATGTGCCTGAACCAGGCGCGCTACGGCATCGCCTGGGGCGCGATCGGCGCGGCCATGTCGTGCTACGACACCGCGCTGCAATACTCGCAGGTGCGCAAGCAGTTCCACGACGCGCCCATCGCCTCGCACCAGCTCGTGCAGGAAAAGCTCGTCTGGATGGTGAGCGAGATCACCAAGGCGCAACTGCTCGCGCTCCACGTCGGGCGCCTGAAGGACAGCGAGCGCGCGGGCCATCAGCACATCTCCATGGCCAAGCGGAACAACGTATGGATGGCGCTGGAGTGCGCGCGCCTGGCCCGCGACATCCTCGGCGCCAACGGCATCGCCGACGACTACCCGATCATGCGCCACATGATGAACCTGGAGTCGGTGAAAACTTACGAAGGCACGCACGACATCCACGCGCTGATCATCGGAGGCCACATAACCGGTATCGACGCGTTTTGAAGATGCACTCAGCAGTCAGCAATCAGCACTCAGCCAGCGCACTTACCAATGCCCTTGACGGCTGAATGCTGACTGCTGAATGCTGAGTGCTCAAGGAGCCCTCATGCCCACCCAATCGCCGACTTCCGCCCAGCCGCAGCCCACCGGCGCCCACGTCAACACCAAGCACCTTGAGTTCGAACTCGCGCTCGAGTTCCTGCGGGTGGTGGAAGACGCCGCCATCGCCGCCGCGCACACCATGGGACAGGGCGACCGCGAGCGCGCCGACGCCGTCGCCGTCGAGGCCATGCGCAAGACCATGGACACCGTCCACATGCAGGGCACGATCGTCATCGGCGAGGGGGAGCGTGACGAGGCGCCCATGCTCTACATCGGCGAGCACGTCGGCGCCAAAAATCTCGGCGGCCTGGCGTTCCCCGAAGTGGACATTGCCGTTGACCCGCTCGAAGGCACAAACCTCTGCGCCACCGGATCGCCCAACGCCATCACCGTGCTCGCCGCCTCCGAGCGCGGCGGCCTGCTGCACGCGCCCGACTGCTACATGGAGAAAATCGTCGTCGGGCCTTCATGCAAGGACGCGGTCGACATTGACGCGCCCGTGAAGTTCAACCTGAAGGCCATCGCCACGCGCCTGAACCGCAGCGTGAGCGACCTGGTGGTGATGGTGCTCGACCGCGATCGCCACAAGAAGCTGGTGGACGACATTCGCGCCGCCGGCGCGCGCATCAAGCTCATCAGCGACGGCGACCTCTCGGCCGGCATCGCCGCCGCCGTCATCGGCACCGGCGTTCACTGCGTCATGGGAACCGGTGGCGCGCCTGAAGGCGTAATCACCGCCGCCGCGCTGCGCTGCCTCAACGGGCACATGCAGGGACGGCTCGTCATCAACAAGCCGGAGCTGGAAGAGCGCATCGCCCAGATGGGCATCAAGGACAAGAACCGCATCTACACCGAAAAAGACCTCGCGCCGGGCAAGCACATCATCTTCGCCGCAACCGGCGTGACCGACGGGTCGCTGATGCGCGGCGTCCGCTTCTTCGGCGAGGGCACGCGCACCAGCTCGCTGGTCATGACGCTGGAAACCGGCTCCATCCGCTTCGTGGATTCCATCCACCTGGCCAAGAAGCCGGATGTGAAGGTAAGGTTCGCGTGAGGCAGTGGAAAGGGGTAGTGAATCGTGGATAGCACAAGTTCGTTGCGCCTTTGACGTTGACTATCCATTATTCACTTTCTAACACCATGACGGAGACGCTTAAGGCACCGCGCTGGAACATCGCTCCCTACTTCATCGTCGACGACGTCGTCTCGACCGCCAACTTCTACCGCGACAAGCTCGGCTTCCGGTACGAGCGCTTCTGGGGTGAGCCGCCGTGTTTCACCATGGTGTGGCGGCGCGGCGTGGTCCTCATGCTCAGTCAGCCGGAAAAGACCGGCGTCATGCGCCCCAACGGCAACGCCCACTCCGACCCCGATTGCTGGGACGCCTACATTTGGGTGGATGATGCCGACGCGCTGCACGACGAGTTCAAGAGCAAGGGCGTGACCATCGCGCGGCCGCTCTGCGACCAGATGTACGGCAACCGCGACTTCGACATCCTCGACTGCAACGGCTACCGGCTGTGCTTTGGCCACGACATCGGGGGCAAGCGCTAGGCGCGAGCCTCCCGCCACGGATGATAACGATACGCGCTTGGATCAGCTGCCGTCGCTCTACTTCGGCAGGTCGCCGGACAAAACAGCAAAGTTGCCGTCATTGCCGGGGACCAGAAACGTCACGCGATCCGATTGAATGCACGCGGTCATGCCTTTGACGGAGGATTGGAACGCGACCGTGCGTTGCCCGCTTTGTGGATCGTAGGCGGCAAAAACGACGCTTCTTTTTCGTGTTTTGGTGACCGGATCGAGTTTCGGTTCGCTCTGGAAGCGTACAAATAGTCTGTCGCCCGCCGAATGCAACTCGAGTGCTTGCGCCCCAGGCATTGGGGGTTCGAGCTTCAGCTCACGCAACAGCTCTCCTCGTTCAGAGATCACTTGTACCCGTGGTGGTGTCGATGCTTTCAGCAAGTACACTGAGCCGTCCGTACCAACGCGAGCATCACCATTTTGAATGGTTGGGTTTGTTGTGGCGGTCGACGACTCCGGTCCATTGTCCGAGTCGCTAGTGAGGTCTCGCACGATGCGGGCATCCGAGTCGAAAACGGCGGTCAGGGTTTTTCGCTGTGACTCGCCGCCTGTTTTTCCTTCGGAGGGAATTCCCGAGAGCAAGAACCCGCCGGAGGGGAGAGCCAGGAATACATACGGCTCGAAATGAGTCTCGAACTCCGCCCGGCCAACATATTCCCCATCTTTCGTGAATGTGACCAGGTACTCATGAAAAACTGTCTGGTTTTCCCAATCACTCACGATCTGGTAAACCTTGCCCACGCCGCCCACGGTGTACAGGAGTGAGGTAAAGTGCTCGCTCAGGCCGGGTACCCGCTTCGGATCAAACCGCCGCACCTCCTTGCCGTTCGAACTGATCCGCACTAATGGGTTCTGAAGGGCACTACCCTTGCCGTCAAAGGTTCGAATGTAGATGTTTCCGTCACTATCGCAGCGAATTGGCCCAACCACTGTCCCTACCGGAAGAGTGGTTGCCGTAGGTTGCCCCGTGCTCCCTATGGTGGTGACCGCGATCTGCGCGCCGCTCTGCTCCTGGTTCACCGCGGGATCATCGGCGGCAGAAGCGCGAAGAGCACTCAGCACAATGATCAGGCTCAATACCGATAATTTGCTCATAGACCCTTGGCCTCCGGCGCTGTCTCAAGATACTCCGCCAGGCTAACGAACTCCCCTTGGCAGTTCCGCGCATAGACTCTGGATGCGAACCTGCGAAGTCCCGGGTTCTTAATCAACCCGCTAACTTCACAGGGGTG is a window of Terriglobales bacterium DNA encoding:
- the glpX gene encoding class II fructose-bisphosphatase, with protein sequence MPTQSPTSAQPQPTGAHVNTKHLEFELALEFLRVVEDAAIAAAHTMGQGDRERADAVAVEAMRKTMDTVHMQGTIVIGEGERDEAPMLYIGEHVGAKNLGGLAFPEVDIAVDPLEGTNLCATGSPNAITVLAASERGGLLHAPDCYMEKIVVGPSCKDAVDIDAPVKFNLKAIATRLNRSVSDLVVMVLDRDRHKKLVDDIRAAGARIKLISDGDLSAGIAAAVIGTGVHCVMGTGGAPEGVITAAALRCLNGHMQGRLVINKPELEERIAQMGIKDKNRIYTEKDLAPGKHIIFAATGVTDGSLMRGVRFFGEGTRTSSLVMTLETGSIRFVDSIHLAKKPDVKVRFA
- a CDS encoding acyl-CoA dehydrogenase family protein produces the protein MPVFKFKGVDFIEFDSLLSDDERLVRDTSRRFIEENLVPIIEQCNRDGRFPRELVKPMADLGFFGASLKGYGCAGMSNVEYGLVMQELERGDSGVRSFVSVQSALCMYPIYAFGSEEQKQKWLPPMQRGEKLGCFGLTEPQFGSNPGGMLTRAKKVGNEYVINGEKMWITSGSIADVAVIWAKVQDEADRGVETIRGFLVETDRPGFKADDVHGKWSLRASITSGLSLQDVHVPASNLLPGSGGLKSPLMCLNQARYGIAWGAIGAAMSCYDTALQYSQVRKQFHDAPIASHQLVQEKLVWMVSEITKAQLLALHVGRLKDSERAGHQHISMAKRNNVWMALECARLARDILGANGIADDYPIMRHMMNLESVKTYEGTHDIHALIIGGHITGIDAF
- a CDS encoding VOC family protein gives rise to the protein MTETLKAPRWNIAPYFIVDDVVSTANFYRDKLGFRYERFWGEPPCFTMVWRRGVVLMLSQPEKTGVMRPNGNAHSDPDCWDAYIWVDDADALHDEFKSKGVTIARPLCDQMYGNRDFDILDCNGYRLCFGHDIGGKR